A region of Planococcus sp. MSAK28401 DNA encodes the following proteins:
- the argH gene encoding argininosuccinate lyase gives MTKLWGGRFQKTAEQWVDEFGASISFDQKLVLEDLQGSMAHVQMLSSCKILPQQDADLILSGLQTLQKKAENRELEYSVSNEDIHLNLEKLLIDEIGPVGGKLHTGRSRNDQVATDMHLYLKNRVTEIIELIEAFQSAIVEQAETHVETVVPGYTHLQRAQPISFGHHLMTYFWMLQRDKERMQESLKRIDVSPLGAGAMSGTSFPIDRELSAELLGFSGVYQNSLDAVSDRDFILEFLSNSSMLMMHLSRFAEEIILWSSEEFRFIELDDTFSTGSSIMPQKKNPDMAELVRGKTGRVYGNLFGLLTTLKGLPLAYNKDMQEDKEGMFDTVHTLMGSLPIFEGMIRTMNVNTASMEKAVNSDFSNATELADYLAAKGMPFREAHDVTGKLVFTCIQRGYYLKDLPLEDLQAASPLIEDDIYETLLPQTAVKRRNSLGGTGFDQVHHQLGLAKKLIG, from the coding sequence ATGACCAAGCTGTGGGGCGGTCGTTTCCAAAAGACAGCTGAACAGTGGGTCGACGAGTTCGGGGCTTCCATTTCCTTTGACCAGAAATTAGTGCTCGAGGACCTCCAGGGCAGCATGGCGCATGTACAAATGCTGTCTTCCTGCAAGATCCTGCCGCAGCAAGACGCTGACTTGATCTTGTCAGGGCTTCAGACGCTGCAGAAAAAAGCGGAGAACAGAGAACTTGAGTACAGCGTATCGAACGAAGACATCCACTTGAATTTAGAAAAACTCCTGATCGATGAGATCGGCCCTGTCGGCGGCAAACTGCATACCGGCAGAAGCCGCAACGACCAGGTCGCAACGGATATGCATCTCTATTTGAAAAACCGCGTGACGGAGATCATCGAGCTGATCGAAGCCTTCCAGTCAGCGATCGTCGAACAGGCAGAAACGCATGTCGAGACGGTCGTGCCGGGGTATACGCATCTCCAGCGCGCGCAACCGATTTCATTCGGTCATCATCTGATGACTTATTTCTGGATGTTGCAGCGCGATAAAGAGCGCATGCAGGAATCCTTAAAGCGCATCGACGTGTCGCCACTCGGGGCAGGGGCGATGTCTGGGACGAGTTTCCCGATCGACCGCGAACTGTCCGCTGAGCTGCTCGGCTTCTCAGGCGTCTATCAAAACAGCCTGGATGCCGTCAGCGACCGTGACTTTATCCTGGAATTTCTCAGCAACTCATCGATGCTCATGATGCATTTATCCCGTTTTGCAGAGGAGATCATCCTGTGGTCGAGCGAAGAGTTCCGTTTCATCGAACTCGATGATACATTCTCGACCGGCTCGAGCATCATGCCGCAAAAGAAAAATCCGGATATGGCGGAACTTGTCCGCGGCAAGACAGGACGTGTCTACGGCAATCTATTCGGCTTGCTGACGACTTTGAAAGGCTTGCCCCTTGCCTATAATAAAGATATGCAGGAAGACAAAGAAGGGATGTTTGACACGGTCCATACCTTGATGGGGTCTTTGCCGATCTTTGAAGGGATGATCCGGACGATGAATGTCAACACCGCCTCCATGGAAAAAGCGGTGAACTCCGACTTCTCAAATGCCACAGAGCTTGCGGATTATTTGGCGGCGAAAGGCATGCCATTCCGCGAAGCGCATGATGTGACCGGCAAGCTGGTCTTCACGTGCATCCAGCGCGGCTATTATTTGAAAGACCTGCCGCTTGAGGATCTCCAGGCAGCCAGCCCGCTCATTGAAGACGATATTTACGAAACCTTGCTTCCGCAGACGGCCGTCAAACGCCGCAATTCACTCGGCGGGACAGGATTTGATCAAGTACATCATCAATTGGGACTAGCCAAGAAACTCATCGGGTGA
- a CDS encoding argininosuccinate synthase produces the protein MNKKIVLAYSGGLDTSVAIPWLKSQGYDVVAVCLDIGEGKDLDFIKQKALQVGAVESYMIDARDEFAEDYALISLQAHTLYEGKYPLVSALSRPLISKKLVEIAVESGATAVAHGCTGKGNDQVRFEVSIKSLNPDLEVVAPVRQWGWSRDEEIAYAKQHDVPVPVNLDSPFSIDMNLWGRANECGILEDPWATPPADAYDITNALEDTPDTPDIVEIEFVKGVPTKLNGIDYKLTDLIFELNHVAGKHGVGRIDHVENRLVGIKSREIYEAPAAMTLIAAHKELEDITLVKEMAHFKPVIEKKMTELIYEGLWFSPLRIALEAFLKETQEFVNGTVRVKLFKGHAITEGRKSPNSLYSEELATYSTDDTFNHESAVGFIELWGLPTVVNSKINKKEVAVTAQVKEEVQL, from the coding sequence ATGAACAAAAAAATCGTACTCGCATACTCAGGTGGACTAGATACATCGGTGGCCATTCCATGGCTCAAATCACAAGGCTATGACGTCGTCGCCGTTTGCCTCGACATCGGAGAAGGAAAAGACTTGGACTTCATTAAACAAAAAGCGCTGCAAGTCGGAGCGGTCGAAAGCTATATGATTGATGCCAGAGACGAATTTGCCGAAGACTATGCACTCATTTCGCTTCAAGCCCATACATTATACGAAGGCAAATACCCGCTCGTTTCTGCATTGTCTCGTCCGTTGATTTCCAAAAAACTCGTGGAAATTGCAGTGGAAAGCGGCGCAACAGCTGTGGCCCACGGCTGCACAGGAAAAGGCAACGACCAAGTTCGTTTTGAAGTTTCCATCAAATCCTTGAACCCCGACCTTGAAGTCGTCGCACCTGTTCGCCAGTGGGGCTGGTCGCGTGACGAGGAAATCGCTTATGCCAAACAGCATGACGTGCCGGTTCCGGTCAACTTGGATTCCCCGTTTTCCATCGACATGAACCTATGGGGCCGTGCCAACGAATGCGGCATCCTCGAAGACCCGTGGGCCACACCGCCAGCAGATGCATATGATATCACCAATGCACTCGAAGACACGCCGGATACGCCGGATATCGTGGAAATCGAATTCGTCAAAGGCGTGCCGACTAAATTGAACGGCATCGACTATAAATTAACGGATCTGATCTTTGAATTGAACCATGTCGCAGGCAAACATGGCGTCGGCAGAATCGATCATGTGGAAAACAGACTGGTCGGCATCAAATCCCGTGAAATCTATGAAGCACCGGCAGCGATGACTTTGATCGCCGCGCACAAAGAACTTGAAGATATCACCTTGGTAAAAGAAATGGCTCATTTCAAGCCGGTCATCGAGAAGAAAATGACGGAATTGATCTATGAAGGGCTTTGGTTCTCTCCACTGCGTATCGCACTTGAAGCGTTCCTGAAAGAAACACAGGAATTCGTCAACGGCACCGTGCGTGTCAAACTATTCAAAGGGCACGCCATCACGGAAGGGCGTAAGTCGCCGAACTCCTTGTACAGCGAAGAACTGGCGACGTATTCAACAGATGATACGTTCAACCACGAGTCTGCGGTCGGATTCATCGAGCTATGGGGCTTGCCGACAGTCGTCAACTCGAAAATCAACAAGAAAGAAGTTGCGGTCACGGCACAAGTCAAAGAGGAGGTACAGCTATGA
- a CDS encoding MBL fold metallo-hydrolase — protein sequence MEPIKITIPTPFAVGDVNSYLLKGDALTLIDAGPKTPEAWEALKAGLKAANVAPEDIEQVVLTHHHPDHAGWVDGFDAAKLYGHPYNDLWLRRDKAFFDYHDAFYQERLKEEGVPGDLMFWMKKMKRPLNLMGNRPLDMAINEGDTIPGHADWHVMETLGHAQSHLSFWNPEERTMIGGDHVIAKVSSNPLIEPPYHPEEGRPKSLLQYNASLGRLLKMPIDVIYSGHGEDVRNVHELVSTRLEKQHLRAMKVLDMLDRSSEQSVYELTQQLFPHAYEKELGLTLSETIGQVDYLLEDGLIEERLDDRGIFVYRQA from the coding sequence ATGGAACCGATCAAAATCACCATCCCGACGCCATTTGCGGTCGGAGATGTCAATTCTTATCTATTGAAAGGCGACGCGTTGACGTTGATTGATGCTGGACCGAAAACACCGGAAGCCTGGGAAGCGCTCAAGGCCGGGTTGAAGGCGGCAAATGTCGCCCCGGAAGACATTGAACAAGTGGTCTTGACGCACCACCACCCGGATCACGCAGGATGGGTCGACGGATTTGATGCCGCAAAACTGTATGGCCATCCATACAATGATTTATGGCTGCGCCGGGACAAAGCTTTTTTCGATTACCATGACGCGTTTTATCAGGAGCGCTTGAAAGAAGAGGGCGTGCCGGGCGATTTGATGTTTTGGATGAAAAAGATGAAGCGGCCGCTCAATTTGATGGGCAACCGCCCGCTCGATATGGCCATCAATGAAGGCGATACGATTCCAGGGCACGCGGACTGGCACGTTATGGAGACTTTGGGACATGCCCAAAGCCATCTATCGTTTTGGAATCCGGAGGAACGCACGATGATCGGCGGCGACCACGTCATCGCGAAAGTGTCGTCAAATCCGCTCATTGAACCGCCGTATCACCCAGAAGAAGGACGCCCGAAGTCCTTGCTGCAGTACAACGCTTCCCTCGGCCGGCTATTGAAGATGCCGATAGACGTCATCTACAGCGGCCATGGGGAAGACGTGCGCAATGTCCACGAACTCGTTTCCACACGCCTCGAAAAGCAGCACTTGAGGGCGATGAAAGTGCTAGACATGCTCGACCGATCGAGCGAGCAGTCGGTTTACGAATTGACGCAGCAGCTATTTCCGCATGCCTACGAGAAAGAACTCGGCCTGACATTGTCTGAGACGATTGGCCAAGTCGATTACTTGCTCGAAGACGGTTTGATCGAAGAGCGGCTTGACGACCGCGGCATTTTTGTCTACCGCCAGGCGTGA
- the mscL gene encoding large conductance mechanosensitive channel protein MscL: MWEDFKKFALKGNVLDLAVAVVIGAAFGKIVTSLVEDIIMPGVGILLGGFSVEDLTYTFNGAELRYGAFTQSVIDFFIIAFSIFLVIRLFTRMKRQKDVPAEEEPAVLDKKEELLIEIRDLLSKEKTGQ, translated from the coding sequence ATGTGGGAAGATTTTAAGAAATTCGCTTTAAAAGGGAACGTTCTGGACTTGGCAGTGGCGGTGGTCATTGGCGCCGCATTCGGGAAGATTGTTACTTCACTTGTTGAGGACATCATCATGCCTGGCGTGGGGATTTTACTCGGTGGATTCAGCGTCGAAGATTTGACTTATACATTTAATGGTGCCGAACTCCGTTATGGCGCGTTCACACAATCCGTTATCGACTTTTTCATTATTGCGTTCTCCATTTTCCTGGTGATTCGTTTATTTACACGCATGAAACGCCAAAAAGATGTGCCGGCGGAAGAAGAACCGGCAGTGCTCGACAAGAAAGAAGAGCTGCTGATTGAAATTCGCGATCTTTTATCAAAAGAAAAAACCGGCCAATGA
- the proC gene encoding pyrroline-5-carboxylate reductase → MKIVCVGAGSMAESMIHGWINKRIMKPDEISVMNRSDQDRLEFLHDEYGVNIVCDDKTELRDADFILLAMKPKDVEVALKGIREKLSGDTVIVSVAAGVSIETIQKHVGDFAVARAMPNTSAQIGKSATGVAWSKFVTKEQQHLLRKLLSSIGGVTVVEEDQLHAVTGIAGSGPAYLYYFAESMVQAGIDNGLSSADAKKLVRQTFDGAAEMLQQEDFGELRKRVTSPNGTTAAGLQALYDNDFKRIVGDCVTSAANRSRELGKEFE, encoded by the coding sequence ATGAAAATTGTATGTGTGGGGGCCGGATCGATGGCCGAATCCATGATCCATGGCTGGATTAACAAGCGAATTATGAAACCGGATGAAATTTCCGTCATGAACCGGTCAGATCAGGACCGTCTGGAATTTCTCCACGATGAATACGGCGTCAATATCGTTTGCGATGACAAGACTGAACTACGAGATGCTGATTTCATTCTGCTCGCGATGAAACCGAAAGATGTCGAAGTGGCCTTGAAAGGCATTCGCGAAAAATTGAGCGGCGATACTGTTATCGTTTCAGTCGCGGCAGGCGTTTCGATTGAGACGATCCAAAAACATGTCGGTGATTTCGCCGTTGCCCGTGCCATGCCGAATACGTCGGCACAAATCGGCAAATCGGCCACAGGCGTCGCCTGGAGCAAATTTGTCACCAAAGAACAGCAGCACTTGCTGAGAAAGCTCTTGTCATCGATCGGCGGCGTGACAGTCGTGGAAGAAGACCAGTTACACGCAGTGACTGGCATTGCCGGAAGCGGCCCAGCGTATCTCTATTACTTCGCGGAGTCCATGGTACAAGCGGGAATCGACAACGGCTTATCGTCTGCAGATGCCAAAAAACTTGTACGCCAAACATTCGATGGTGCAGCGGAAATGCTCCAGCAAGAAGATTTCGGCGAATTGCGCAAACGTGTCACGAGCCCGAACGGCACGACCGCCGCTGGACTTCAAGCCCTCTACGATAACGACTTCAAGCGCATCGTCGGTGATTGCGTCACATCCGCCGCCAACCGCTCCCGTGAACTCGGGAAAGAATTCGAATAA
- a CDS encoding thioredoxin family protein encodes METISSMDQFQQKIESGESFLLFVKTDHCSVCEGLKPQVERLEPNASIPFYLVNAARVPEIAGQLMLFTAPVVILFKQGKEQLRFARFVRMDELESRLGELEAELDG; translated from the coding sequence ATGGAAACCATTTCTTCAATGGATCAATTCCAACAGAAAATAGAAAGCGGCGAATCGTTTCTGCTATTCGTCAAAACCGATCATTGTTCGGTATGCGAGGGCCTGAAGCCGCAAGTTGAAAGGTTGGAACCAAACGCATCCATTCCATTCTATTTGGTGAATGCAGCGCGCGTTCCGGAAATCGCCGGACAGTTGATGTTGTTCACGGCACCTGTGGTCATTCTTTTCAAGCAAGGGAAAGAACAGCTGCGGTTCGCCCGTTTCGTGCGCATGGATGAGTTGGAGAGCCGCCTCGGTGAATTGGAGGCAGAATTGGATGGATGA
- a CDS encoding CcdC family protein — MDELFNSIPPAVFLAVTTIGALVMGTLAIIVRSKSAKKPASVKKIILPPLFMSTGALMFIFPFFRVAPLQIAEALFVGALFSIILIRTSKFEVRDGEIYLKRSKAFVFILLGLLLVRLLAKVILSSSIDVGELGGMFWLLAFGMLVPWRLAMLRKYQLIAGQKNAVPE; from the coding sequence ATGGATGAATTATTCAATAGCATCCCGCCGGCTGTCTTTCTTGCTGTGACGACCATCGGCGCTCTCGTCATGGGGACGCTCGCGATCATTGTCCGGTCAAAATCGGCAAAGAAGCCGGCATCGGTCAAAAAGATCATCTTGCCGCCTTTGTTCATGTCGACCGGCGCCTTAATGTTCATATTCCCGTTTTTCCGGGTGGCGCCGCTTCAAATTGCCGAAGCGCTGTTCGTCGGGGCTTTGTTTTCGATTATCTTGATCCGCACATCGAAGTTCGAAGTGCGTGACGGGGAAATTTATTTAAAGCGCTCCAAAGCGTTCGTCTTCATTTTGCTTGGGTTGTTGCTCGTGCGACTGCTGGCGAAAGTTATCCTTAGCTCTTCGATTGACGTCGGGGAGCTCGGCGGCATGTTCTGGCTGCTCGCTTTTGGCATGCTTGTGCCGTGGCGTCTCGCGATGCTGCGCAAATACCAATTGATTGCAGGACAAAAAAACGCTGTTCCCGAATAG
- a CDS encoding YvrJ family protein, whose product MQEWMQWIQELGFPIFVSFYLMHRVEGKLVAIHDALITMKTP is encoded by the coding sequence ATACAAGAGTGGATGCAGTGGATACAGGAACTCGGGTTTCCGATATTCGTTTCGTTTTACCTGATGCACCGTGTGGAGGGCAAGCTTGTGGCGATCCATGACGCGCTCATTACGATGAAGACGCCGTAA
- a CDS encoding DUF3221 domain-containing protein, which produces MKKASLFLAGFLLLAGCSDDAAPSEPTEPTSKEEEPEIAVEQEGLTEEGFITQIGEGRILINNIYFSVPEDVEVQFAEGGETTEAVISDLRTGMKVSTDYTGPLEESFPMQGEAEKITILQDEESLRQSEALQAFINEEQLSKLILMGQPIVRGDEIGFLFNNMETGELTEVRIDMNTLEYTMGNEEDQEQTEDTEE; this is translated from the coding sequence GTGAAAAAAGCTAGTTTATTTCTTGCAGGATTCCTGCTATTGGCGGGTTGCTCCGACGATGCCGCACCGTCAGAACCTACGGAACCGACAAGCAAGGAGGAAGAGCCGGAAATTGCAGTTGAACAGGAAGGTTTAACGGAAGAAGGCTTTATTACACAGATTGGGGAAGGGCGCATCCTCATCAATAATATTTACTTCTCTGTACCGGAAGATGTTGAAGTCCAGTTTGCAGAAGGCGGCGAAACGACAGAAGCCGTTATTAGCGACTTGCGTACCGGCATGAAAGTTTCAACAGATTATACAGGACCGCTCGAAGAATCGTTCCCGATGCAAGGCGAAGCGGAAAAGATCACCATTTTGCAGGACGAAGAATCCCTGCGCCAATCAGAAGCATTGCAAGCGTTCATCAACGAAGAACAATTATCCAAATTGATCTTGATGGGGCAGCCGATCGTACGCGGTGATGAAATCGGGTTTTTGTTCAATAATATGGAAACAGGCGAATTGACGGAAGTGCGCATCGACATGAACACATTGGAATATACAATGGGCAATGAAGAAGACCAAGAACAAACAGAAGACACAGAGGAATGA
- a CDS encoding DUF2621 domain-containing protein — MELEGWFLWFILFWVVVLVGLFAIGGYFMFRKFLKSMPKEDGLSDLNWEEYYVEKTIHLWGAEEKELLNELVQPVPDLFRPVAKQKIAGRIGEILLEEKAKKMEMQHIIRGYIQATPKRDHKFLRKKMAELEIDVTPYEQYFEQ, encoded by the coding sequence GTGGAATTAGAAGGCTGGTTTTTATGGTTCATATTATTCTGGGTCGTTGTGTTGGTCGGGCTGTTCGCGATCGGCGGCTATTTTATGTTCCGGAAATTCCTGAAATCGATGCCAAAAGAAGACGGCTTGTCGGATCTGAACTGGGAAGAATACTACGTAGAAAAAACGATCCACCTATGGGGAGCCGAAGAAAAAGAGCTATTGAATGAACTCGTACAGCCGGTGCCGGACCTGTTCCGCCCAGTAGCAAAACAAAAAATCGCAGGGCGCATCGGCGAAATCCTGCTTGAGGAAAAGGCCAAGAAAATGGAAATGCAACACATTATCCGCGGCTATATCCAAGCGACGCCAAAACGCGATCACAAATTTTTACGCAAAAAAATGGCCGAACTCGAAATCGATGTCACGCCGTATGAGCAATATTTCGAACAATGA
- the namA gene encoding NADPH dehydrogenase NamA — protein MAKLFEEFELKGVHFKNRIVMAPMCMYQSDKEDGHVTDWHRVHYPTRAVGGVGLIITEATAVQPIGRISSRDLGIWDDAHIDGQAEIVRLMKANGAKTGIQLAHAGRKATVDGDIQAPSAIAFNDKYKTPKAMTIEEIDDTVQAFRDGAVRAKQAGFDVIEIHAAHGYLINQFLSPLTNQRTDEYGGSSENRYRLLRRVLDEVNAVWEGPLFVRISAEDYTDGGMTPEQYVEMTKWMKQQNVDLIDVSSGAVVPAQIPVFPGYQVNFAETIKKETPIATGAVGLITEPRHAEEILQNGRADFIFLARELLRNPYWAYTAAQTLGADIEAPVPYERGWI, from the coding sequence GTGGCAAAACTTTTTGAAGAATTCGAGCTAAAAGGCGTCCATTTCAAAAACCGCATCGTCATGGCGCCGATGTGCATGTATCAAAGCGATAAAGAAGACGGACATGTCACCGATTGGCACCGCGTCCATTATCCGACACGGGCAGTCGGCGGCGTCGGGTTGATCATCACCGAAGCGACCGCCGTTCAGCCGATCGGGCGCATTTCATCCCGAGATCTCGGCATATGGGATGATGCCCATATCGATGGACAGGCGGAAATCGTCCGCTTGATGAAAGCAAACGGTGCGAAAACCGGCATCCAATTGGCGCATGCCGGCAGAAAAGCGACCGTCGACGGCGATATTCAGGCACCGAGCGCGATTGCCTTTAACGATAAATACAAAACCCCGAAAGCGATGACAATTGAAGAAATCGATGACACCGTCCAAGCATTCCGAGACGGCGCAGTGCGAGCGAAACAAGCCGGCTTCGATGTCATCGAAATTCATGCTGCCCATGGCTATTTAATCAATCAGTTCTTATCTCCGTTGACCAACCAACGCACCGACGAGTACGGTGGCAGCAGCGAGAACCGCTACCGCCTGCTGCGCCGCGTACTGGATGAAGTGAATGCAGTTTGGGAAGGGCCTCTGTTCGTGCGTATTTCCGCAGAAGATTACACAGACGGCGGCATGACGCCTGAACAATACGTAGAGATGACCAAATGGATGAAACAGCAGAACGTCGATTTGATTGATGTCAGTTCAGGGGCTGTCGTGCCGGCACAGATTCCGGTGTTCCCTGGCTATCAAGTGAATTTTGCAGAAACGATCAAAAAAGAAACACCGATTGCAACCGGCGCTGTCGGCTTGATCACGGAGCCGCGCCATGCTGAAGAAATTCTCCAGAATGGCCGTGCCGATTTCATCTTCCTGGCACGCGAATTGCTGCGTAACCCGTATTGGGCCTACACTGCCGCTCAGACGCTTGGAGCCGATATCGAAGCTCCTGTGCCTTATGAGCGGGGTTGGATATGA
- a CDS encoding SCO family protein translates to MKWKWAVLLSALMLFLAACGADTVEDFNYTDHRGEQVSKQQLEGTPWLATFVFTNCETVCPPMTFNMADLQKEMEAQGLSDYKIIAFSVDPKQDTPEKMQEYLSHYPIPDESKWHLLTGYSQDEIAEFATENFKSLVKNDPNSDQVIHGTSFYLVDQEGEVVGNYDGFEQVPTAEIIEDMQELAG, encoded by the coding sequence ATGAAGTGGAAATGGGCGGTGCTGCTGTCGGCGCTGATGTTGTTTCTCGCAGCATGCGGCGCGGATACGGTCGAAGATTTCAATTACACCGACCACCGCGGCGAGCAAGTAAGCAAACAGCAATTGGAAGGGACGCCTTGGCTGGCAACATTTGTCTTCACAAATTGTGAGACGGTATGTCCGCCGATGACTTTCAATATGGCAGATTTGCAGAAGGAAATGGAAGCGCAGGGCTTGAGCGACTATAAAATTATCGCATTCAGCGTAGACCCAAAACAAGATACGCCAGAGAAAATGCAGGAATATTTGTCGCATTACCCGATTCCCGATGAAAGCAAATGGCATTTACTGACGGGTTATTCGCAGGATGAAATTGCGGAGTTTGCGACGGAGAATTTTAAATCCTTGGTCAAGAACGATCCGAACAGCGACCAGGTCATCCACGGAACTTCCTTTTACCTGGTTGACCAAGAAGGGGAAGTCGTGGGCAATTACGACGGTTTTGAACAAGTGCCGACAGCGGAAATCATTGAAGACATGCAGGAACTGGCAGGGTGA
- a CDS encoding DUF1659 domain-containing protein: MAFSDFKNASMRLTFDNGLDEQGRLKRKVKAYQNVAEAATADGIFQAAQVLETFGTKPLMELEKISGSSIYQ, encoded by the coding sequence ATGGCATTCAGCGATTTTAAGAACGCAAGCATGCGCTTGACGTTTGACAACGGGCTTGATGAGCAAGGGCGCTTAAAGCGCAAAGTGAAAGCGTACCAAAACGTGGCGGAAGCGGCAACTGCCGATGGGATTTTCCAGGCAGCGCAAGTGTTGGAAACATTCGGCACGAAACCGCTTATGGAATTGGAGAAAATCTCCGGTTCAAGCATCTACCAATAA
- a CDS encoding lytic transglycosylase domain-containing protein produces the protein MKQTKRKKSSLVLRFLLLLAFVPAAIVGFTLIAVVAYSYYGDTVKETVQKGQDRVFEVPFPEENIALYQEAADRYEIPWTLLAAHHRIETKFSTMDPLLSPVGAEGHMQFMPCTFVGWSHPTCSGQGQGEIPQADKTNPEVIAKYGGYGVDANGDGLADPYDLEDALHSAANYLAQNGAAEGDLERAIYRYNHSDEYVEDILHYYGLFEEQYNNS, from the coding sequence ATGAAACAGACAAAACGAAAAAAATCCTCGCTAGTTTTGAGATTCCTCTTGTTACTGGCTTTTGTTCCGGCAGCGATTGTGGGCTTCACGCTCATTGCGGTAGTGGCGTATTCCTATTATGGCGACACCGTCAAGGAAACGGTGCAAAAAGGGCAGGACCGCGTGTTTGAAGTGCCATTTCCGGAAGAAAACATTGCGCTTTACCAGGAAGCGGCCGATCGTTACGAAATTCCATGGACGCTACTGGCTGCCCATCACCGCATCGAGACGAAATTCTCGACGATGGATCCCTTGTTGTCACCCGTAGGGGCAGAAGGACATATGCAGTTCATGCCCTGCACGTTTGTCGGCTGGAGCCATCCCACGTGTTCCGGTCAAGGACAAGGAGAAATTCCGCAAGCAGACAAAACCAATCCGGAAGTCATTGCGAAATACGGAGGCTACGGCGTGGATGCCAACGGCGACGGTTTAGCTGACCCGTACGACCTAGAAGATGCACTCCACAGCGCCGCCAACTATCTGGCACAAAACGGTGCGGCGGAAGGGGATTTGGAGCGGGCGATTTACCGCTACAACCATAGCGATGAGTATGTAGAAGACATCCTTCATTATTACGGGCTTTTTGAAGAACAATACAATAATTCATAA
- a CDS encoding cytochrome c biogenesis CcdA family protein, with translation MATDINLLLAFGAGFLSFISPCTLPLYPAFLSYITGMTMDEIKNDRKVMQRRGMFHTLFFLLGFSTIFIALGFSTSFFYEWFVRYDELIRQVGALFIIIFGLMIVGVFTPKFLMQDRKFSFKNRPSGFLGTFVIGLAFAAGWTPCTGPITAAIYALAATNPGSGIWYMLAYVLGFAIPFFVLSFFVTRLGWLRKHHSTIMKVGGFIMIAVGVLLFFDGMTYIIRILSPIFGDFQGF, from the coding sequence ATGGCAACCGATATTAATTTACTTTTGGCTTTCGGTGCCGGATTCTTGAGTTTCATCTCGCCATGTACATTGCCTTTGTATCCTGCCTTTTTATCCTATATTACAGGCATGACCATGGATGAGATTAAAAATGACCGAAAAGTGATGCAACGCCGTGGAATGTTCCATACCTTATTTTTCCTATTGGGCTTTTCCACCATTTTCATCGCGTTGGGCTTCAGCACATCGTTCTTTTATGAATGGTTTGTGCGCTACGATGAATTAATCCGCCAAGTGGGCGCTTTGTTCATCATTATTTTCGGCCTGATGATCGTCGGGGTCTTCACCCCGAAATTCTTGATGCAAGACCGCAAGTTCTCGTTCAAGAACCGGCCTTCCGGATTTTTGGGCACTTTCGTTATCGGCCTCGCGTTTGCGGCTGGCTGGACGCCTTGTACCGGACCAATCACAGCGGCGATCTATGCACTTGCTGCGACCAACCCGGGTTCAGGCATTTGGTATATGCTCGCCTATGTACTCGGCTTTGCGATTCCATTTTTCGTGCTGTCGTTTTTCGTGACCCGCCTCGGCTGGCTGCGCAAGCATCACAGCACGATCATGAAAGTCGGCGGATTCATCATGATCGCGGTAGGGGTCTTGCTGTTCTTTGACGGCATGACATACATTATCCGCATTTTGAGCCCGATTTTCGGGGATTTCCAAGGATTCTAA
- a CDS encoding DUF2922 domain-containing protein codes for MAKTLELIFETAANKAVTLTVDEPREDLTAQEIITGMQTIVAQNIFEVGGSPFALAKGARVVERTIVEYEV; via the coding sequence ATGGCGAAAACATTGGAATTGATTTTTGAAACGGCTGCAAACAAAGCGGTCACCTTGACGGTCGATGAACCGCGCGAAGACTTGACGGCGCAGGAAATCATCACCGGTATGCAGACGATAGTCGCCCAGAACATTTTTGAAGTCGGCGGATCGCCGTTTGCGCTCGCTAAAGGCGCACGCGTCGTCGAACGCACTATCGTCGAATACGAAGTCTAA